TTTTCTGGTCAACATCACCAACGACGCCTGGTTCGGCGACAGCGCCGCGCCCTATCAGCACATCAGCATGGCGGCCTTGCGCGCCGTCGAAAACCGCATGCCCATCGTGCGCGCGGCGAATACCGGGGTGTCGGGCGTGATCGACCGCAACGGCGCGATTCGCACCACCTCGCAGATTTTCAAGAAGGAGTTGATCGTCGCCTCCATCCGTCCCAACAACGGCCCGCGAACTTTCTATACACGCTATGGCGACGTCTTCAGCTGGCTGTGCATCGCCAGCGCGCTGGGCCTGGCTCTGATTTTCCGTCAACTGGAGAGAAGAATTTAGCGAGTCTGTCCTTGCGCATCAGGTCGACGGCTGAAGAACCAGATCGCCAGAGCGGACAGGGCGAAGGCGGGAGGCAGTTCGTACATGACGCTGTCGGACAAACCTGTCGCTTTCCATGCAATGGTCACGAGAAAACCCGTCGCCATCCCTGCAATCGCTCCCTGGCGCGTCACCCGATCCGAATACAGAGTCCATAAAATCAAAGGGCCAAAACTGGCGCCCAGCCCCGACCAAGCGAACAGCACGAACCAGAAAATCACCCGCGTTTCCGTCAGGGCGATCAGGCAGGAGCCGACGCCCAAAACCAGAATGGTGGCGCGGCTGATATAGATGAACTTTTCCGGGCTCAGATCCCGCTTCATTATTTTTGAATAAAGATCGTGCGCCACTGACGACGCGGCGACGACGATCTGGGCGCTGACCGTGGACATGATCGCCGCCAGAATCCCGGTGATCGCCACTGCAGTGAGCGCCGCCGGCAGTAAATCCTGCGCCGCGCGCGGGAACAGATGCTCGGCGTCTTCCAGACCGGGATAGAGGGCCTGACCGCAGATGCCCAGCAGAATCGCCGACGAATACATCAGCAATCCCCAGCCCAGCGCGATCCACACGCCGCGCTCGATGGTGCGCGTGTCCTTCGCCGCCATGAAGCGGTTGAGCACATGCGGTTGACCGGGATAACCGAGGCCGATGCCGAGCAGACCCACCACCGAACCGAGAAACACGCTGAAGGATTTGCCGCCCATCCAGGTGAGAGCGTTCGGGTTCTCCGCCGTCACCGCCGCCGCCATGCCGGAGAAACCGCCGAGCGAATAGAGGGCGGTCAGGGATAAAACCGTCAAGGCACCGACCATGATGAGGCCCTGAATGAAATCCGTCCAGGCCACCGCGCGGAAGCCTCCCATCATCGTGTAGCTGACGATGATCGCGCCGCCGATGGGAATGCTCCACAGGCTGGA
This window of the Candidatus Nitrohelix vancouverensis genome carries:
- a CDS encoding sodium/proline symporter; translated protein: MTEFTGTFIVVFGIYVLAMLGIGWASSRKVESSEGFFLADRSFKEWITAIGSTASSESAWAVMGTAGLAYKEGLSAWWFLPGCLLGYALNWFFIAERLRKVSHAKNAVTLPDYLESHFGAEARTLRILAVSIIFLCMMAYVAAQLTAIGKTFDAVFDVSSLWSIPIGGAIIVSYTMMGGFRAVAWTDFIQGLIMVGALTVLSLTALYSLGGFSGMAAAVTAENPNALTWMGGKSFSVFLGSVVGLLGIGLGYPGQPHVLNRFMAAKDTRTIERGVWIALGWGLLMYSSAILLGICGQALYPGLEDAEHLFPRAAQDLLPAALTAVAITGILAAIMSTVSAQIVVAASSVAHDLYSKIMKRDLSPEKFIYISRATILVLGVGSCLIALTETRVIFWFVLFAWSGLGASFGPLILWTLYSDRVTRQGAIAGMATGFLVTIAWKATGLSDSVMYELPPAFALSALAIWFFSRRPDAQGQTR